From the genome of Branchiostoma lanceolatum isolate klBraLanc5 chromosome 11, klBraLanc5.hap2, whole genome shotgun sequence:
GACACCATGTAGCATCTGAAGAACATAGAGACAGGAACTTAGCCTCCTTCGCTGGCTTCCTATAACGGTGGCGTAtacattggggggggggggggggcaaggttctctaatgccagcaagggagttgtgtagccaagggagttgtgtagccgagggatgACCGGATACAACGGCGGTcgtcccttggctacacaactcccttggctacacaactcccttgccggcattagagaaccttgccccccccccccaatatatacgccgccgttataggaagcctgcgaaggaggctaacaggaactactgtaaattatttatttcgaggtagggagaaaatggagtgtttgcggtggttttaagttcgcgtttgaaacaacagttaaGCACTACAGTCATGGgtaggcaaaaagttttgcggtggttttaagttgctGCTGAAAGTTAACTATAAAAccgcaaacacaaaaccaccgcgagcatttctgcatttacagtataaatgCTTAGTCTCCAAGTAGATTGGGTGAGGCAAAGCCGTTATGTTTTCCTTAGCTGCCTGTCACAAACTGCCGGCCTTTGGTTTTGAGACAGAAAGTGACAGCTAGGAAAACGTAACAATTTTGcctaccaacatctgcttggagatttataaATGCCTATGGGGGAGAACTGTACTTAGTTTCTCACCCAGGGTCAAAGTCCTGCTACCAAATGAATCATATATTTAGAAGACATCAcctctaaatacatgtatgacattagattagattagaggGTCTGACAAGATATCACTTTGTTTTGAATTCTCTGATGCCTAAATGTATATAGCCCAAATTCTCTTAtaccttctacatgtatgtagcttcAGAGTCATTAAGACAACATATGTTTACAGCAAAATATGAGTCATTAAAAAGAGCTCGTGTAAACTGTAAACAATGATCTATTGCAGAAGCAAATATCTGCCTGTCTCCCCAACCTACCTGAAAGTCAAAGGATTTAAACACAATCTCCggtagccatggcaactggaagaaaaacatgtaccAGGAGCGGCGGAACTGGGAGAAGTGAGTGGTCATGTACTTCATAAAGACGCCGAGATGTGGGATGTTCATCACAATCAGCTTCTCCACGAGGTCAGGGTGGTCCATAGCGAAATTCCAGGCAACAATGCCGCCCCAGTCATGTGCCACCAGGGTACAGGAGCTGTAGCCTAAAGCCTCGATCAACTCTCGCACGTCATTGGTCAGATGGGACACACTGAAGTTGGGCCAGCCGCGGTAACCGGAAGGCTGTGGGGACTCGGTCTCACCGTAACCACGCAGGTCGGGGGCCACAACACGGTAGGACTTCCTAGAAGGGACATGAGGTGTAAGAAATTGTAATTCACAAAATGAATGTACTTCATTCCGTATACCATAGGGAAATGAATATAATTGTTTCTGCTGATATTTGTTCTTCGTCTTCTCCTGCCATTTGCGTTGAATGGATTCAACCTTTGGGCCAAAATGACCTGAGATTCGGGAGGTAGGTCTAAtactggtattgcagaaagttatatttcccttatggaacaagctacggatgtcataatGGAGGTGTTGGTACCgtaaggaaaggtgaatacacctggatataaagtatgctaatgaggacctcatttgcataatttatgcagatacatgtatttcccttccggtacatgctatggatgtcatacctgtaggaaaggtgaatacacctggatgtgaattatgctaattaggacatcatttgcatgatttatgcaaagaTATATTTCCCTTCCGCTAagtgctacggatgtcatacttgagatgtaggtacctttagcaAAGGTGAGTACATCTGGATGTTgatcatgctaatgaggacctcgtttttataatttatgcagaaaattatatttcccttacggtaaatgctatggatgtcatgttggaggtgtaggtagctttagaaaaggtgaatacaatggaatgtcagttatgctaattaggacccaATTTTCATAGTTTATGCAGTGACTTCATATTTGTTCTGTGATCTTTTACCGATTAAttggaggggaatatcctgcattttcttgaaaatgttgcctctctagttttcaactttttttttcaagtaggcCATTGAACGCTGGATATCGGTCTACCCACTTTTCACCCGGCCCTTTGATATTTGCAATGACACAAAATGTTTTGTAGGTAGTATGCAGACATTGCTGTTGATATTGTTGAATCCCGTGAGAATAATTCTCAAAAGCGTTTCATCAATGTGATTATCTACTGTGCTAGCAAGTAGTTACTAACTACGCACTGGTTGGGCTTCCTCTCTTGTAACATTAAAAAACAGCCAAAATATGAAATCACAGGATAGCAAAAACAGTGCAATACAATAGCAAGTAAAACGATCATATTTGGAATTGATTTCCATGGAGACACCGGGTTTAATTGGCAGTGGGCGTGACGACGTAAACGTTGAACTTGTCACCTGAACTCCTTGAGTTGATGTCTCCAGGAGTACCAGCACTCCGGGAAGCCGTGCAGACACAGCATGAGCGGCTTGTCCCTCTCCCCCGCCGCCACATAGTGGAACCTCAGCCCGCTGCCCTCCAGCCGCACGTACCCGTGTGTGCCCAGGTCCGGGTCGTCCAGACACTTGGGGCGGTCCGGGCGAACCTTGTAGCCGAAGAACGCGCGCGGCCCGCGCCTGATAACGGTGAGAACCTTGGAAAAGAAAGCCAAGAAACCGTAGAAGATTGCAATGGCCCAAATCGTAACTCTGACTCGGACGGAATTTGAGAAGAAATCCATATCTCCCTTGCACAAATTTATACTTCCTTCCAGCGTGTTGTAAATCTTCTACTAGTTGAGACCATACCAAGAGTAGGGTCATGTCAGGGTGGCGTCGGTTTTATATAGGAATCGAAGTACAGCGAACAAAAAATATAGATGGAAGGGAAACTCTACAATAACATTGACATTATAATGCTGTAATAGTTAGCATTTTCAAATCAACAATTGAGTTATACATATTGTTAATGTTTTCAGTTTAATTTGCCGTCCCCTACCTTCAAATCGACCAGACCAACGCCCTCAAGGACATTGACCTCTACCGTATCAAGGGAACTGGCCTCAACAGGGTCACCGTCAAGCAAGTTGGTTGGGCAAAAAtagtaattttcaagcagatctacggtGGCAGGGCAGTATTCATGGCCTAAATGA
Proteins encoded in this window:
- the LOC136444868 gene encoding epoxide hydrolase 4-like, translated to MDFFSNSVRVRVTIWAIAIFYGFLAFFSKVLTVIRRGPRAFFGYKVRPDRPKCLDDPDLGTHGYVRLEGSGLRFHYVAAGERDKPLMLCLHGFPECWYSWRHQLKEFRKSYRVVAPDLRGYGETESPQPSGYRGWPNFSVSHLTNDVRELIEALGYSSCTLVAHDWGGIVAWNFAMDHPDLVEKLIVMNIPHLGVFMKYMTTHFSQFRRSWYMFFFQLPWLPEIVFKSFDFQMLHGVFRSKQMGCRRREAITDEDLEGFKYTFARPGVNISAGINYYRALMRLPPGNYKGTVTCPTLMIWGDQDGALEVGLTEGTDKFVPDFTLKVVPGASHWVQQDQPEVVIGIMRDWLKE